The proteins below come from a single Chelmon rostratus isolate fCheRos1 chromosome 10, fCheRos1.pri, whole genome shotgun sequence genomic window:
- the rgs19 gene encoding regulator of G-protein signaling 19 isoform X2 produces the protein MTDVLYTGPIPAERGAELAMGGGRSETSALSGTGGGRGMATTQNSQRPNACCFCWCCCCSCSWNEEERRRRSRRKRISQDTKMETIPNCEACTKPSVDEIRLWSQSFDKLMRNPAGRNVFREFLRTEYSEENMLFWLACEDLKQEINKSAIEEKARSIYEDYISILSPKEVSLDARVREVINRKMQDPTPHAFEDAQLQIYTLMHRDSYPRFLSSNIYKSLVRGGSRTSSES, from the exons tacaCAGGTCCGATCCCGGCCGAGCGAGGGGCAGAGCTGGCCATGGGGGGAGGTCGCAGCGAGACCTCTGCACTAAGTGGGACGGGAGGGGGGCGAGGCATGGCGACTACCCAGAATTCCCAACGACCCAAcgcctgctgcttctgctggtgctgctgttgcagctgctcatg GAACGAAGAGGAGCGACGGAGAcggagcaggaggaagaggatatCACAGGACACCAAGATGGAGACTATACCAAACTGTGAAGCCTG CACCAAACCCTCAGTGGACGAGATCCGGCTGTGGTCTCAGTCCTTCGACAAGCTGATGAGGAACCCGGCGGGTCGAAATGTTTTCCGGGAGTTCCTGCGGACGGAGTACAGCGAGGAGAACATGCTGTTCTGGCTGGCCTGCGAAGACCTCAAACAGGAAATCAACAAGAGCGCCATTGAGGAGAAAGCGCGCTCCATCTACGAGGACTACATTTCCATATTGTCGCCTAAAGAG GTGAGTCTGGACGCCCGGGTTCGAGAGGTGATCAACAGGAAGATGCAGGACCCGACGCCTCACGCCTTCGAAGACGCACAGCTACAGATCTACACGCTGATGCACAGGGACTCCTACCCACGATTCCTCTCCTCCAACATCTACAAGTCGCTCGTTCGCGGCGGCTCGCGTACCTCCTCCGAGTCCTAG
- the rgs19 gene encoding regulator of G-protein signaling 19 isoform X1, translating into MCHRKRSGNRPPDLIHAKIYTGPIPAERGAELAMGGGRSETSALSGTGGGRGMATTQNSQRPNACCFCWCCCCSCSWNEEERRRRSRRKRISQDTKMETIPNCEACTKPSVDEIRLWSQSFDKLMRNPAGRNVFREFLRTEYSEENMLFWLACEDLKQEINKSAIEEKARSIYEDYISILSPKEVSLDARVREVINRKMQDPTPHAFEDAQLQIYTLMHRDSYPRFLSSNIYKSLVRGGSRTSSES; encoded by the exons tacaCAGGTCCGATCCCGGCCGAGCGAGGGGCAGAGCTGGCCATGGGGGGAGGTCGCAGCGAGACCTCTGCACTAAGTGGGACGGGAGGGGGGCGAGGCATGGCGACTACCCAGAATTCCCAACGACCCAAcgcctgctgcttctgctggtgctgctgttgcagctgctcatg GAACGAAGAGGAGCGACGGAGAcggagcaggaggaagaggatatCACAGGACACCAAGATGGAGACTATACCAAACTGTGAAGCCTG CACCAAACCCTCAGTGGACGAGATCCGGCTGTGGTCTCAGTCCTTCGACAAGCTGATGAGGAACCCGGCGGGTCGAAATGTTTTCCGGGAGTTCCTGCGGACGGAGTACAGCGAGGAGAACATGCTGTTCTGGCTGGCCTGCGAAGACCTCAAACAGGAAATCAACAAGAGCGCCATTGAGGAGAAAGCGCGCTCCATCTACGAGGACTACATTTCCATATTGTCGCCTAAAGAG GTGAGTCTGGACGCCCGGGTTCGAGAGGTGATCAACAGGAAGATGCAGGACCCGACGCCTCACGCCTTCGAAGACGCACAGCTACAGATCTACACGCTGATGCACAGGGACTCCTACCCACGATTCCTCTCCTCCAACATCTACAAGTCGCTCGTTCGCGGCGGCTCGCGTACCTCCTCCGAGTCCTAG
- the rgs19 gene encoding regulator of G-protein signaling 19 isoform X3: MGGGRSETSALSGTGGGRGMATTQNSQRPNACCFCWCCCCSCSWNEEERRRRSRRKRISQDTKMETIPNCEACTKPSVDEIRLWSQSFDKLMRNPAGRNVFREFLRTEYSEENMLFWLACEDLKQEINKSAIEEKARSIYEDYISILSPKEVSLDARVREVINRKMQDPTPHAFEDAQLQIYTLMHRDSYPRFLSSNIYKSLVRGGSRTSSES; encoded by the exons ATGGGGGGAGGTCGCAGCGAGACCTCTGCACTAAGTGGGACGGGAGGGGGGCGAGGCATGGCGACTACCCAGAATTCCCAACGACCCAAcgcctgctgcttctgctggtgctgctgttgcagctgctcatg GAACGAAGAGGAGCGACGGAGAcggagcaggaggaagaggatatCACAGGACACCAAGATGGAGACTATACCAAACTGTGAAGCCTG CACCAAACCCTCAGTGGACGAGATCCGGCTGTGGTCTCAGTCCTTCGACAAGCTGATGAGGAACCCGGCGGGTCGAAATGTTTTCCGGGAGTTCCTGCGGACGGAGTACAGCGAGGAGAACATGCTGTTCTGGCTGGCCTGCGAAGACCTCAAACAGGAAATCAACAAGAGCGCCATTGAGGAGAAAGCGCGCTCCATCTACGAGGACTACATTTCCATATTGTCGCCTAAAGAG GTGAGTCTGGACGCCCGGGTTCGAGAGGTGATCAACAGGAAGATGCAGGACCCGACGCCTCACGCCTTCGAAGACGCACAGCTACAGATCTACACGCTGATGCACAGGGACTCCTACCCACGATTCCTCTCCTCCAACATCTACAAGTCGCTCGTTCGCGGCGGCTCGCGTACCTCCTCCGAGTCCTAG
- the tcea2 gene encoding transcription elongation factor A protein 2, translating into MAKNQEVERIAKKLDKMVHKKNTDGALDLLRELKNIKMSLETLQSTRVGMSVNAVRKQSSDEEVQTLAKALIKSWKKLLDGSSEKKKEDSPVRSSSTSKDSRTSEKSKESGESPTTPTLPPRVTSFPPAPVTTDSVRNKCRELLVAALQTDDEHRTIGVDCEGLAAQIEQEIFQEFKSTDVKYKTRLRSRISNLKDQKNPDLRRNVLCGNISPRRIASMTAEEMASAELKQIREALTKESIREHQLSKVGGTETDMFICNKCHGKSCMYTQVQTRSADEPMTTFVLCNSCGNRWKFC; encoded by the exons ATGGCTAAAAACCAGGAAGTGGAGCGCATCGCCAAAAAGCTGGATAAAATGGTGCACAAGAAGAACACG GATGGAGCTCTGGACCTGCTGAGGGAACTAAAGAACATCAAGATGTCTCTGGAGACGCTGCAG tCGACCAGAGTCGGGATGTCGGTGAACGCGGTGAGGAAACAGAGCTCGGATGAAGAAGTTCAAACTCTGGCCAAAGCTCTCATCAAGTCCTGGAAGAAGCTGCTGG ACGGTTcgtcagagaagaagaaggaagacTCTCCCGTTAGGTCGTCGTCCACCTCCAAGGACTCTCGCACCAGCGAGAAAAG TAAGGAGTCGGGGGAATCGCCCACCACTCCCACCCTCCCCCCTCGGGTCACCTCCTTCCCCCCCGCCCCCGTCACCACCGACAGCGTGAGGAACAAGTGTCGAGAGCTGCTGGTGGCGGCGCTGCAGACTGATG atgAACACCGGACCATCGGAGTTGACTGCGAAGGCCTCGCGGCGCAGATCGAACAGG AGATATTCCAGGAGTTCAAGTCGACGGACGTGAAATATAAAACTCGTCTACGGAGCCGCATCTCCAACCTCAAGGACCAGAAGAATCCGGACCTGCGCCGTAACGTCCTGTGTGGAAACATCTCGCCTCGACGCATCGCCAGTATGACCGCCGAG GAGATGGCGAGCGCAGAGCTGAAGCAGATCAGAGAGGCTCTGACGAAAGAGTCCATCAGAGAGCATCAGCTGTCCAAGGTCGGAGGGACCGAGACGGACATGTTCATCTGCAACAAGTGTCACGGGAAGAGCTGCATGTACACGCAa gtgCAGACCCGCAGTGCTGACGAGCCCATGACCACCTTCGTGTTGTGTAACAGCTGCGGCAACCGATGGAAG ttctGTTGA